The following proteins come from a genomic window of Montipora capricornis isolate CH-2021 chromosome 9, ASM3666992v2, whole genome shotgun sequence:
- the LOC138017432 gene encoding uncharacterized protein, protein MHLGVANTMASIRESWWIPKLRARVKKTIKKCNVCKVFCTRPYEAPPTSALPEYRTEGSRSFEVTGVDFAGPLSYRVGKEELGKYSIIFFTCASSRAVQLDGGRIQKKLNAFISRRTRTRVLISDNAGVFKTTADWIRAIRKSEKMQNYLSREEIRWQFNLTRSPCGEGSMRD, encoded by the coding sequence ATGCATCTTGGTGTTGCTAATACAATGGCAAGTATAAGAGAAAGTTGGTGGATTCCGAAGTTGAGAGCAAGAGTCAAGAAGACGATCAAAAAATGCAATGTCTGCAAAGTATTCTGCACCAGGCCGTACGAAGCACCACCAACGAGCGCCCTTCCAGAATACAGGACAGAGGGGAGTAGATCGTTTGAGGTCACCGGAGTAGACTTTGCCGGACCTTTGAGTTACAGGGTTGGCAAGGAAGAACTAGGAAAGTACTCAATCATCTTCTTCACGTGCGCGAGTTCAAGAGCAGTCCAGTTAGACGGCGGACGAATCCAGAAGAAACTGAACGCGTTCATCTCGCGCCGAACGAGGACTCGTGTACTCATCTCAGACAATGCCGGAGTCTTCAAGACCACAGCAGACTGGATCAGAGCTATCAGGAAGAGCGAGAAGATGCAGAACTACTTATCGAGAGAGGAAATTCGTTGGCAGTTTAACCTTACGAGATCCCCTTGTGGGGAGGGTTCTATGAGAGactga
- the LOC138017433 gene encoding uncharacterized protein — protein MFLAQINSRPISDEEKFGYLLESVGPKVRDRIANLKPGTVGYKTAWERLKKEYGQTKVVVNAHMDEIINLTPVRGSNYSKVQELYEKLSKNFDALQTLEEGEKLHGLVMATLNKLSQVRPDLVRVDEYWKDWSMEDLLDTLQKWLRRNNTETSTEQHKKSAKHLFTLKGEKPAPYCFFCRKQDHWSDSCTVVTEFVDRRKFFKDHSLCFKCGRSGHRAEQCRRRGCLKCKNKHM, from the coding sequence ATGTTCCTTGCGCAAATTAACAGCAGACCAATTTCTGACGAAGAGAAGTTTGGCTATCTCCTCGAGTCTGTCGGGCCGAAAGTGAGAGACAGAATAGCAAATCTCAAACCTGGAACGGTTGGATATAAGACCGCGTGGGAGCGGCTTAAGAAGGAGTACGGGCAAACCAAAGTAGTGGTGAACGCACACATGGATGAAATCATCAATTTAACTCCAGTGAGGGGGTCAAATTACAGCAAGGTACAGGAGTTATACGAGAAGCTCAGTAAGAACTTCGATGCACTCCAAACGCTCGAAGAAGGTGAAAAGCTTCACGGGCTTGTTATGGCTACGCTTAACAAATTGTCCCAAGTCAGACCTGACCTGGTGAGAGTGGATGAGTATTGGAAGGATTGGTCCATGGAAGATCTGCTTGATACCCTGCAGAAGTGGCTTAGAAGAAACAACACAGAGACCAGCACTGAACAGCACAAGAAGTCTGCGAAGCACTTGTTCACGCTGAAGGGAGAAAAACCAGCACCATATTGTTTTTTCTGTAGAAAGCAAGACCATTGGAGTGACAGCTGTACCGTAGTAACAGAGTTCGTGGACAGGAGGAAGTTCTTCAAGGATCACAGCTTGTGTTTTAAGTGTGGACGTTCGGGTCACAGAGCAGAGCAGTGCCGTAGGCGAGGGTGCCTGAAGTGCAAGAACAAGCATATGTGA
- the LOC138016340 gene encoding neuronal acetylcholine receptor subunit non-alpha-2-like, with product MEPYRDIHWDKIIFFISLLSSHCAWVVDGIVTNMTQVPEYQLRHDLFQTYDHMVRPVLEWSQVVNISFKLEFKALIEVDNKAQVITTETVVTQIWKNPFLRWNSSHYGNITHIFVEPKTIWVPDVVLENNADGLGFQAGHLEKFRTYVKVQYDGLNTWVSPETFQSSCDLDVEYFPFDKQKCSMVFRSLTADRTLIEISTQTIKSDDPHKDLKLNGSNGYWALRSIEIKKVNSQKPQGEFSEVVVSFYIGRRPMYFVLFSIVPCMIIGLLILVSFFIPAESGERIGLCATILLAVSVYLLVVTEQLPEQSETLPLIGVYYTVVMFEIGLALAATVLVLKAHHATSAPPKLLTYLTVINDITCRRRMFTRKNSHAPVPNTVPGVEKAESGKEEEDKENVDVLELGEVETKRPRISVTFGTNTFDESAMNQETWKEIAKALDRVFFWVFLTLFVVSSFVFFGHSVHLSSIDTF from the exons ATGGAGCCTTATCGGGACATTCATTGggataaaattatatttttcatcTCGTTACTTTCATCTCATTGTGCCTGGG TTGTGGATGGGATAGTGACCAACATGACCCAAGTACCGGAATACCAGTTAAGACATGATCTATTCCAAACGTACGATCACATGGTTCGTCCGGTGTTAGAATGGTCTCAAGTGGTTAATATATCTTTTAAACTGGAATTCAAGGCACTGATTGAAGTG GATAACAAGGCTCAAGTGATCACGACGGAAACCGTAGTAACACAG ATTTGGAAAAATCCGTTCTTGCGATGGAACTCTTCTCATTATGGCAATATAACTCATATTTTTGTGGAACCGAAAACAATTTGGGTCCCAGATGTCGTCCTTGAAAATAA CGCTGATGGATTGGGCTTTCAAGCAGGTCACTTGGAAAAATTCCGAACCTATGTGAAAGTGCAATACGATGGACTAAATACATGGGTGTCTCCTGAAACATTCCAAAGTTCATGTGATCTAGATGTGGAGTACTTTCCCTTTGACAAGCAAAAGTGCAGTATGGTGTTTCGCTCATTGACGGCTGATCGCACTCTTATTGAAATCAGCACTCAGACAATCAAAAGCGATGATCCTCATAAAG ATCTAAAACTTAATGGGTCAAATGGTTATTGGGCCTTGAGGAGCATTGAAATAAAGAAAGTTAACTCACAAAAGCCACAAGGTGAGTTCTCTGAAGTCGTCGTGTCGTTCTACATCGGTCGCCGTCCCATGTATTTCGTTCTTTTTTCAATCGTGCCTTGCATGATCATCGGTTTGCTGATTCTCGTAAGCTTCTTCATTCCGGCGGAAAGCGGAGAGCGAATTGGATTATGTGCTACCATTCTATTGGCTGTAAGCGTGTACCTACTCGTGGTCACCGAACAACTTCCGGAGCAGTCGGAGACGCTGCCTTTGATTGGTGTTTACTACACAGTGGTCATGTTTGAGATAGGGCTGGCGCTGGCCGCTACTGTTTTGGTACTGAAGGCTCATCACGCTACGTCTGCGCCACCGAAGTTACTGACTTATCTAACAG TCATAAATGATATAACGTGTAGGAGAAGAATGTTCACACGAAAAAACAGCCACGCACCCGTACCAAACACGGTACCTGGAGTTGAAAAAGCCGAATCaggaaaggaagaggaagacaAGGAAAATGTTGATGTTTTAGAGCTTGGCGAAGTTGAGACAAAGAGGCCGCGAATTTCCGTTACTTTTGGCACCAACACGTTTGACGAATCTGCTATGAATCAAGAAACTTGGAAAGAGATTGCGAAAGCCTTGGATCGCGTTTTCTTCTGGGTGTTCTTGACTTTGTTTGTCGTGTcttcgtttgttttttttggccaTTCAGTACATTTATCTTCAATTGATACATTCTAA